The following proteins are co-located in the Pyxicephalus adspersus chromosome Z, UCB_Pads_2.0, whole genome shotgun sequence genome:
- the LOC140343373 gene encoding brain-specific homeobox/POU domain protein 3, translated as MMSMNSKQPFSMHPMLHEPKYAPLHSSSEAIRRACLPAPQLQSNIFAGFDETLLRGAEALAAVDIVSQKTHPFKPDATYHTMSSVSCTPTSSTVHLHHPSVLTTHHSQHHHHHHHQPSQGLEGDLLDHLNPALALGGVPGPDVGTTPSHPHTHMSAINHMAHHTQPMNISHNHALAAHTAISCSESETDPRELESFAERFKQRRIKLGVTQADVGSALANLKIPGVGCLSQSTICRFESLTLSHNNMVALKPILEAWLEEAERAQREKMTKPEIFTGGDKKRKRTSIAAPEKRSLEAYFAVQPRPSSEKIAAIAEKLDLKKNVVRVWFCNQRQKQKRMKFSATY; from the exons ATGATGTCCATGAACAGCAAGCAGCCGTTCAGCATGCATCCCATGCTACATGAGCCTAAATATGCTCCACTCCATAGTAGCTCGGAAGCCATCCGCAGAGCTTGTCTTCCAGCCCCACAG CTTCAAAGCAATATCTTTGCTGGTTTTGATGAAACTTTACTTAGAGGAGCTGAAGCTTTGGCAGCCGTGGATATTGTTTCACAGAAAACACATCCGTTTAAACCAGATGCCACGTACCACACCATGAGCAGTGTCTCCTGCACTCCAACCTCCTCCACAGTGCATTTGCATCACCCTTCCGTCCTAACAACTCACCATTCacagcatcatcatcatcatcatcaccagcCCTCACAGGGTTTAGAAGGGGACCTTCTAGATCACCTAAATCCTGCCCTTGCTTTAGGAGGTGTCCCGGGACCAGATGTTGGAACGACACCCTCCCATCCACACACCCATATGTCTGCCATAAACCACATGGCCCACCACACTCAGCCTATGAACATCTCCCATAACCATGCACTGGCAGCTCACACAGCAATCTCCTGCTCTGAGAGTGAAACAGACCCAAGAGAACTCGAATCCTTTGCTGAAAGGTTCAAACAAAGGAGAATAAAACTTGGTGTGACACAGGCTGATGTTGGATCTGCTTTGGCCAACCTGAAGATCCCAGGTGTCGGTTGCCTCAGCCAAAGCACCATTTGCAGGTTTGAGTCCCTTACGTTATCCCATAACAATATGGTGGCCTTAAAGCCCATCTTGGAAGCTTGGCTAGAAGAGGCCGAAAGAGCACAGAGGGAGAAAATGACCAAACCTGAAATCTTTACTGGGGGAGACAAAAAACGTAAACGTACTTCCATTGCTGCTCCAGAAAAACGATCATTAGAAGCCTATTTTGCTGTCCAGCCAAGACCTTCTTCAGAAAAGATAGCAGCAATAGCTGAAAAACTAGACTTAAAAAAGAATGTAGTCCGTGTTTGGTTTTGTAATCAAAGGCAGAAACAGAAAAGAATGAAATTTTCTGCAACATACTGA